A region from the Dermacentor andersoni chromosome 11, qqDerAnde1_hic_scaffold, whole genome shotgun sequence genome encodes:
- the Kank gene encoding uncharacterized protein Kank isoform X1, with product MYAPTQSELRERLESLRSSSSTPTDWELRTPPRNTSRSQRPRRSKVKMGYHTWTPGMLHDQLMAELKTREGSRCNCCPYGYHIHLDFVQFCDSLKAQAARSNMDQIRQQCRERRRQRKSLQSYLGMLDNEVAKQDAIIAAPPKILELRSKALPSAPPPDLLASNDDTLNEVFRNFEDVLSSHERGLGNGHIDDGREIENELQKVDLLRNAPKYADSAVVSPGAEPMRSSVLPSHWREADQRKASEILDMVFGPARSRSGSASSISSLSTNSSTAVADFPGLRAALMAPRPHHAGISRTAVGHREQAATSPSGGGGGNSPSINRAALANVRELMATSLGRIRHLEDEVKAIPFLQEKLSLLEEEKRLLMLQLKTKSNQLGQRSVGVGDNHILGPTKRGAAGDALDEYIRKLESQSLAAFPKTSRSDAKVQASVPTTSTHSMTVSAKEDEPSSESLPLRPSRSLDRAKPAAVRVQKTIGVGCCVVTRSIAVGDSGELLLNSPVQALEHEGSQEKLSTGEVDADWKLIPRAKLHVCKQCTERVKKQFESKETATDPEAGKDVRKKLEQLTFDVCEPTSVKPEPRPCLHCEERSKRVFGHSSTNTEAVLTSNVGVSVLTLQPFEIPPPESPQRPRRSRSQGAQTQRVLRGNVGVQISPVPVRKRDVMLQADVTERRHVGLQVTTVEAKPLTVSTGTGITDVRRVICDRCANLRQRSVAVGNHVSRRDVAVSISLQAETVSQGCGDCAITDTLCEKCQLKQTETIGVGDFDVNCVVCDACMEKSTSEEKPPSTQSVGTVMTSSVEEPGSLDSSRGVRLCDKCNCQITSVAKDFIDKNVLDPVLPTLSSRIPKLSGRSLRKPAAPRASSVPPSSENRNVLLGSLGDQKVAALSQQQLREPPARMTERAEKHEPSKEVKAACKVLNDYLMKPERGDPNKLKTAVSLIQQEWFQISSPADADANMLEDYMDTFEEFSRHLLHRIVNMADVNGNTAIHYAVSHGNFDAVSILLDSKVCDVSKQNKAGYTCIMLVSLAEIKNDTHRLVVQRLFQLGDVNAKAMQNGQTALMLAASHGRLEMIKLLLDAGAEPNVQDNDGSTALMCAAEHGYIEIVRILLAHPDTEVCLADNDGSTALTIAMEAGHKDTALLIYANSNFSRGSSPYSSLRMRKRPSPRSTPPPSRPSRTPPPPSPARSRRTSTSTVN from the exons ATGTATG CTCCTACCCAGTCCGAGCTCCGAGAACGGCTCGAGAGTCTGCGGTCATCCAGCTCCACTCCGACCGACTGGGAACTTAGGACGCCTCCACGCAACACCAGCAGAAGTCAGAGGCCCAGGCGCTCCAAGGTCAAAATGG GCTACCACACATGGACGCCTGGCATGCTGCATGACCAGCTTATGGCTGAGCTCAAGACACGCGAGGGCTCACGCTGCAACTGCTGCCCTTATGGCTACCACATACACCTCGACTTCGTGCAATTCTGTGATTCTCTGAAG GCGCAAGCAGCAAGAAGTAACATGGACCAGATTCGGCAACAGTGTCGGGAGAGGCGGCGGCAGCGGAAGTCGCTGCAGTCATACCTTGGTATGCTTGACAATGAGGTGGCCAAGCAGGATGCCATCATTGCTGCTCCTCCAAAAATACTAGAACTTCGCTCAAAG GCACTACCAAGCGCACCCCCACCTGACTTGCTTGCATCGAACGACGACACTTTGAACGAAGTTTTTCGCAACTTTGAAGATGTCCTCAGCAGCCACGAAAGGGGCTTGGGAAACGGCCACATCGATGATGGACGGGAGATTGAAAACGAGCTGCAAAAAGTCGACCTCCTACGAAATGCACCCAAGTATGCAGATTCTGCAGTGGTGTCTCCAGGTGCCG AACCAATGCGGAGCTCAGTGCTTCCCTCCCATTGGCGAGAGGCTGATCAACGAAAAGCAAGCGAAATACTGGACATGGTCTTCGGTCCAGCTCGTTCTAGGAGTGGCTCTGCTAGCTCCATATCATCTTTATCAACAAACTCATCCACTGCTGTTGCTGAT TTTCCGGGGCTTCGGGCAGCATTGATGGCTCCGCGCCCCCACCACGCGGGCATCAGCCGGACTGCGGTGGGGCACAGGGAGCAGGCTGCGACGAGTCCTAGCGGTGGTGGAGGCGGAAACTCGCCAAGTATAAACCGTGCGGCCCTAGCCAACGTGCGGGAGCTGATGGCCACGAGTCTCGGAAGAATCAGGCATCTTGAAGACGAGGTCAAGGCCATACCGTTCCTGCAG GAGAAGTTATCTCTTCTGGAAGAAGAAAAGAGGCTGCTCATGCTGCAGCTGAAAACAAAATCAAACCAACTGGGCCAACGTTCCGTTGGTGTCGGCGACAACCACATCCTGGGTCCAACAAAGAGAGGCGCTGCCGGTGATGCCCTCGACGAGTACATCCGAAAGTTGGAAAGCCAAAGCCTAGCAGCTTTTCCAAAGACAAGCCGCTCAGATGCCAAAGTGCAAGCTAGCGTCCCAACAACTTCTACACATTCCATGACAGTAAGCGCGAAAGAAGATGAGCCGTCTTCCGAGTCTCTGCCTTTGCGCCCAAGTCGAAGTTTAGACCGTGCAAAGCCAGCCGCCGTTCGAGTCCAGAAGACAATAGGTGTTGGGTGCTGTGTCGTAACGAGGTCTATTGCAGTTGGTGACAGTGGAGAGCTGCTTCTAAACTCACCAGTACAAGCCTTAGAACATGAAGGCAGCCAGGAAAAGCTTTCGACAGGGGAAGTGGATGCAGATTGGAAGCTCATTCCACGAGCCAAACTACATGTCTGCAAGCAATGCACTGAGAGGGTAAAGAAGCAGTTTGAGAGCAAAGAGACAGCCACCGATCCTGAAGCAGGTAAAGATGTGCGAAAGAAACTTGAACAGCTGACTTTCGACGTCTGTGAGCCAACATCTGTTAAGCCGGAGCCACGACCGTGCCTGCATTGTGAAGAACGTTCTAAGCGAGTATTCGGCCACAGTTCCACAAACACGGAAGCCGTGCTCACATCTAATGTTGGTGTATCTGTCTTGACGTTGCAGCCATTTGAGATTCCTCCGCCTGAAAGCCCGCAGCGGCCACGGAGGTCACGAAGTCAAGGAGCACAAACGCAGCGAGTCTTGAGAGGAAATGTTGGCGTTCAGATTTCTCCTGTGCCCGTGCGGAAGCGTGACGTTATGCTGCAAGCTGACGTCACTGAGAGGAGACATGTTGGACTGCAAGTTACGACAGTCGAAGCGAAGCCACTCACTGTTTCCACGGGAACCGGCATCACAGATGTGAGAAGGGTCATCTGTGACCGTTGTGCAAACCTTCGTCAGCGATCTGTTGCAGTTGGGAACCATGTCAGTCGGAGAGACGTGGCAGTTTCCATTTCATTGCAAGCAGAGACGGTCTCACAGGGTTGTGGGGATTGTGCTATCACAGACACCCTTTGTGAAAAGTGCCAGCTGAAACAGACCGAGACTATTGGTGTGGGTGACTTTGATGTCAACTGTGTCGTCTGCGATGCATGTATGGAGAAGTCGACATCTGAGGAAAAGCCACCTTCGACGCAGTCGGTTGGCACAGTGATGACATCTTCGGTGGAAGAGCCAGGATCTCTGGATAGTAGCAGGGGTGTGCGCCTGTGTGACAAGTGCAACTGCCAGATAACTAGTGTCGCAAAGGACTTTATAGACAAAAATGTACTTGACCCTGTCCTTCCAACCTTGTCGTCTCGCATTCCAAAGCTCTCAGGCCGAAGTCTTAGAAAACCGGCAGCTCCTCGTGCCTCCTCAGTTCCACCATCCTCTGAAAACAGGAATGTCCTGCTAGGAAGCCTTGGGGACCAGAAGGTGGCAGCATTAAGTCAGCAGCAGCTGAGGGAGCCCCCAGCTAGGATGACAGAGAGAGCAGAAAa GCATGAGCCAAGCAAGGAGGTGAAAGCAGCTTGCAAAGTCCTCAACGACTACCTCATGAAACCAGAGAGAGGGGACCCAAACAAACTT AAAACGGCTGTGTCATTGATACAGCAAGAGTGGTTCCAGATTTCGAGTCCTGCTGACGCAGATGCAAACATGCTTGAAGACTACATGGACACCTTTGAGGAGTTTTCCCGTCACCTACTTCATCGCATTGTGAACATGGCTGATGTGAAT GGCAACACAGCCATCCACTATGCTGTGTCTCATGGCAACTTCGATGCCGTGAGCATTCTCCTCGACTCCAAAGTGTGTGACGTGAGCAAGCAGAACAAG GCAGGGTACACTTGTATCATGCTGGTCTCTCTGGCCGAAATCAAGAACGACACACATCGGCTTGTAGTCCAGCGGTTGTTTCAACTAGGGGATGTGAATGCTAAGGCTATGCAG AATGGCCAGACGGCCCTCATGCTGGCTGCTAGTCATGGACGGCTAGAAATGATCAAGCTGCTCCTTGATGCTGGTGCTGAGCCAAATGTGCAGGACAATGACGGGTCGACGGCGCTCATGTGCGCTGCGGAGCACGGGTACATTGAAATCGTGCGCATTTTACTTGCCCACCCCGATACCGAAGTCTGTCTTGCAGATAAT
- the Kank gene encoding uncharacterized protein Kank isoform X2 — protein MYAPTQSELRERLESLRSSSSTPTDWELRTPPRNTSRSQRPRRSKVKMGYHTWTPGMLHDQLMAELKTREGSRCNCCPYGYHIHLDFVQFCDSLKAQAARSNMDQIRQQCRERRRQRKSLQSYLGMLDNEVAKQDAIIAAPPKILELRSKALPSAPPPDLLASNDDTLNEVFRNFEDVLSSHERGLGNGHIDDGREIENELQKVDLLRNAPKYADSAVVSPGAEPMRSSVLPSHWREADQRKASEILDMVFGPARSRSGSASSISSLSTNSSTAVADFPGLRAALMAPRPHHAGISRTAVGHREQAATSPSGGGGGNSPSINRAALANVRELMATSLGRIRHLEDEVKAIPFLQKLSLLEEEKRLLMLQLKTKSNQLGQRSVGVGDNHILGPTKRGAAGDALDEYIRKLESQSLAAFPKTSRSDAKVQASVPTTSTHSMTVSAKEDEPSSESLPLRPSRSLDRAKPAAVRVQKTIGVGCCVVTRSIAVGDSGELLLNSPVQALEHEGSQEKLSTGEVDADWKLIPRAKLHVCKQCTERVKKQFESKETATDPEAGKDVRKKLEQLTFDVCEPTSVKPEPRPCLHCEERSKRVFGHSSTNTEAVLTSNVGVSVLTLQPFEIPPPESPQRPRRSRSQGAQTQRVLRGNVGVQISPVPVRKRDVMLQADVTERRHVGLQVTTVEAKPLTVSTGTGITDVRRVICDRCANLRQRSVAVGNHVSRRDVAVSISLQAETVSQGCGDCAITDTLCEKCQLKQTETIGVGDFDVNCVVCDACMEKSTSEEKPPSTQSVGTVMTSSVEEPGSLDSSRGVRLCDKCNCQITSVAKDFIDKNVLDPVLPTLSSRIPKLSGRSLRKPAAPRASSVPPSSENRNVLLGSLGDQKVAALSQQQLREPPARMTERAEKHEPSKEVKAACKVLNDYLMKPERGDPNKLKTAVSLIQQEWFQISSPADADANMLEDYMDTFEEFSRHLLHRIVNMADVNGNTAIHYAVSHGNFDAVSILLDSKVCDVSKQNKAGYTCIMLVSLAEIKNDTHRLVVQRLFQLGDVNAKAMQNGQTALMLAASHGRLEMIKLLLDAGAEPNVQDNDGSTALMCAAEHGYIEIVRILLAHPDTEVCLADNDGSTALTIAMEAGHKDTALLIYANSNFSRGSSPYSSLRMRKRPSPRSTPPPSRPSRTPPPPSPARSRRTSTSTVN, from the exons ATGTATG CTCCTACCCAGTCCGAGCTCCGAGAACGGCTCGAGAGTCTGCGGTCATCCAGCTCCACTCCGACCGACTGGGAACTTAGGACGCCTCCACGCAACACCAGCAGAAGTCAGAGGCCCAGGCGCTCCAAGGTCAAAATGG GCTACCACACATGGACGCCTGGCATGCTGCATGACCAGCTTATGGCTGAGCTCAAGACACGCGAGGGCTCACGCTGCAACTGCTGCCCTTATGGCTACCACATACACCTCGACTTCGTGCAATTCTGTGATTCTCTGAAG GCGCAAGCAGCAAGAAGTAACATGGACCAGATTCGGCAACAGTGTCGGGAGAGGCGGCGGCAGCGGAAGTCGCTGCAGTCATACCTTGGTATGCTTGACAATGAGGTGGCCAAGCAGGATGCCATCATTGCTGCTCCTCCAAAAATACTAGAACTTCGCTCAAAG GCACTACCAAGCGCACCCCCACCTGACTTGCTTGCATCGAACGACGACACTTTGAACGAAGTTTTTCGCAACTTTGAAGATGTCCTCAGCAGCCACGAAAGGGGCTTGGGAAACGGCCACATCGATGATGGACGGGAGATTGAAAACGAGCTGCAAAAAGTCGACCTCCTACGAAATGCACCCAAGTATGCAGATTCTGCAGTGGTGTCTCCAGGTGCCG AACCAATGCGGAGCTCAGTGCTTCCCTCCCATTGGCGAGAGGCTGATCAACGAAAAGCAAGCGAAATACTGGACATGGTCTTCGGTCCAGCTCGTTCTAGGAGTGGCTCTGCTAGCTCCATATCATCTTTATCAACAAACTCATCCACTGCTGTTGCTGAT TTTCCGGGGCTTCGGGCAGCATTGATGGCTCCGCGCCCCCACCACGCGGGCATCAGCCGGACTGCGGTGGGGCACAGGGAGCAGGCTGCGACGAGTCCTAGCGGTGGTGGAGGCGGAAACTCGCCAAGTATAAACCGTGCGGCCCTAGCCAACGTGCGGGAGCTGATGGCCACGAGTCTCGGAAGAATCAGGCATCTTGAAGACGAGGTCAAGGCCATACCGTTCCTGCAG AAGTTATCTCTTCTGGAAGAAGAAAAGAGGCTGCTCATGCTGCAGCTGAAAACAAAATCAAACCAACTGGGCCAACGTTCCGTTGGTGTCGGCGACAACCACATCCTGGGTCCAACAAAGAGAGGCGCTGCCGGTGATGCCCTCGACGAGTACATCCGAAAGTTGGAAAGCCAAAGCCTAGCAGCTTTTCCAAAGACAAGCCGCTCAGATGCCAAAGTGCAAGCTAGCGTCCCAACAACTTCTACACATTCCATGACAGTAAGCGCGAAAGAAGATGAGCCGTCTTCCGAGTCTCTGCCTTTGCGCCCAAGTCGAAGTTTAGACCGTGCAAAGCCAGCCGCCGTTCGAGTCCAGAAGACAATAGGTGTTGGGTGCTGTGTCGTAACGAGGTCTATTGCAGTTGGTGACAGTGGAGAGCTGCTTCTAAACTCACCAGTACAAGCCTTAGAACATGAAGGCAGCCAGGAAAAGCTTTCGACAGGGGAAGTGGATGCAGATTGGAAGCTCATTCCACGAGCCAAACTACATGTCTGCAAGCAATGCACTGAGAGGGTAAAGAAGCAGTTTGAGAGCAAAGAGACAGCCACCGATCCTGAAGCAGGTAAAGATGTGCGAAAGAAACTTGAACAGCTGACTTTCGACGTCTGTGAGCCAACATCTGTTAAGCCGGAGCCACGACCGTGCCTGCATTGTGAAGAACGTTCTAAGCGAGTATTCGGCCACAGTTCCACAAACACGGAAGCCGTGCTCACATCTAATGTTGGTGTATCTGTCTTGACGTTGCAGCCATTTGAGATTCCTCCGCCTGAAAGCCCGCAGCGGCCACGGAGGTCACGAAGTCAAGGAGCACAAACGCAGCGAGTCTTGAGAGGAAATGTTGGCGTTCAGATTTCTCCTGTGCCCGTGCGGAAGCGTGACGTTATGCTGCAAGCTGACGTCACTGAGAGGAGACATGTTGGACTGCAAGTTACGACAGTCGAAGCGAAGCCACTCACTGTTTCCACGGGAACCGGCATCACAGATGTGAGAAGGGTCATCTGTGACCGTTGTGCAAACCTTCGTCAGCGATCTGTTGCAGTTGGGAACCATGTCAGTCGGAGAGACGTGGCAGTTTCCATTTCATTGCAAGCAGAGACGGTCTCACAGGGTTGTGGGGATTGTGCTATCACAGACACCCTTTGTGAAAAGTGCCAGCTGAAACAGACCGAGACTATTGGTGTGGGTGACTTTGATGTCAACTGTGTCGTCTGCGATGCATGTATGGAGAAGTCGACATCTGAGGAAAAGCCACCTTCGACGCAGTCGGTTGGCACAGTGATGACATCTTCGGTGGAAGAGCCAGGATCTCTGGATAGTAGCAGGGGTGTGCGCCTGTGTGACAAGTGCAACTGCCAGATAACTAGTGTCGCAAAGGACTTTATAGACAAAAATGTACTTGACCCTGTCCTTCCAACCTTGTCGTCTCGCATTCCAAAGCTCTCAGGCCGAAGTCTTAGAAAACCGGCAGCTCCTCGTGCCTCCTCAGTTCCACCATCCTCTGAAAACAGGAATGTCCTGCTAGGAAGCCTTGGGGACCAGAAGGTGGCAGCATTAAGTCAGCAGCAGCTGAGGGAGCCCCCAGCTAGGATGACAGAGAGAGCAGAAAa GCATGAGCCAAGCAAGGAGGTGAAAGCAGCTTGCAAAGTCCTCAACGACTACCTCATGAAACCAGAGAGAGGGGACCCAAACAAACTT AAAACGGCTGTGTCATTGATACAGCAAGAGTGGTTCCAGATTTCGAGTCCTGCTGACGCAGATGCAAACATGCTTGAAGACTACATGGACACCTTTGAGGAGTTTTCCCGTCACCTACTTCATCGCATTGTGAACATGGCTGATGTGAAT GGCAACACAGCCATCCACTATGCTGTGTCTCATGGCAACTTCGATGCCGTGAGCATTCTCCTCGACTCCAAAGTGTGTGACGTGAGCAAGCAGAACAAG GCAGGGTACACTTGTATCATGCTGGTCTCTCTGGCCGAAATCAAGAACGACACACATCGGCTTGTAGTCCAGCGGTTGTTTCAACTAGGGGATGTGAATGCTAAGGCTATGCAG AATGGCCAGACGGCCCTCATGCTGGCTGCTAGTCATGGACGGCTAGAAATGATCAAGCTGCTCCTTGATGCTGGTGCTGAGCCAAATGTGCAGGACAATGACGGGTCGACGGCGCTCATGTGCGCTGCGGAGCACGGGTACATTGAAATCGTGCGCATTTTACTTGCCCACCCCGATACCGAAGTCTGTCTTGCAGATAAT